The genomic interval TTCGTCTCCTTGGGGAACTCGGACTTGATCTTCACCATCCACGCGTTGAGCGCGGCGTAGTCGTAGTCACCCTCGCCCTTCGTGGGCACGGTGGGCTCGCCTTGCTCTCCCAGGATGGCGCTCTCGCTGCTGACGAAGTGCCCCTTGCGGGAGATGAGCACGGACAGGGTCAGCTTCGGCTCATCGGCGGGCGAAGCCTGCGTCACGCCCGTGGGCGCGGGACCATAGGCCGGTGCGCTCACGTTCAGGATGCCGAACGAGGCCAGGCCGGTGATCGACAGCAGCATGAAGATGATGAGGTTCATGAGGATGTCGAGGTACGGGACGATGTTCAGCTCGCCCGTTTCCTCGTCCTCGCGGACCTTCAGCTTGCGGCGGGAGTAGTAGAACGCCATGGAGCGCGCTCGCCGGCCTTACGACGCTCGGGCCTCGAGCTCCGTGGCGGACGGGTCCACGCTCCCGCGCCGGGACAAGAGGTTCTCCAGCTTCAGCGCGTTGAG from Myxococcus stipitatus carries:
- a CDS encoding ExbD/TolR family protein gives rise to the protein MAFYYSRRKLKVREDEETGELNIVPYLDILMNLIIFMLLSITGLASFGILNVSAPAYGPAPTGVTQASPADEPKLTLSVLISRKGHFVSSESAILGEQGEPTVPTKGEGDYDYAALNAWMVKIKSEFPKETKVIVGADGDIPYDVLIQTMDAIREEQGAQRRLLFPDVTLAGT